From Verrucomicrobiota bacterium, the proteins below share one genomic window:
- a CDS encoding histone deacetylase, producing the protein MKIITDEHCTGYFSPGHPERPARITRTLEKLRTQTELKLTWDKPALVDEAAIQRAHSPQFIARLKQPQDFDTDTPFLPNIADYARLAVGGALEALKAARKGETVLSLLRPPGHHATRDRAMGFCYLNSVAISVLEALATGTKKAAVYDFDVHHGNGTEAILLDQPGAAFFSIHQHPCYPGTGTKKVGKNCFNYPVAPNTPREQYRKSLSQALEELKKFKPDLVAVSAGFDAYRNDPIAQETLEAEDYFWLGESIRKLGMPAFSVLEGGYSDELPELIFAYLKGLAG; encoded by the coding sequence ATGAAGATCATCACCGATGAACATTGCACGGGTTATTTTTCACCCGGCCATCCCGAACGCCCGGCGCGCATCACGCGGACTTTGGAAAAGCTGCGCACCCAAACCGAATTGAAACTTACTTGGGACAAGCCTGCGCTGGTGGATGAAGCCGCCATCCAGCGCGCTCATTCTCCGCAATTCATCGCCCGACTCAAGCAGCCACAGGATTTCGATACCGACACTCCGTTCCTTCCCAACATTGCGGATTACGCGCGGTTGGCCGTGGGAGGTGCGCTGGAGGCGCTCAAAGCGGCGCGCAAGGGCGAAACCGTCCTCAGTTTGTTGCGTCCGCCGGGTCATCACGCCACGCGCGACCGCGCCATGGGTTTTTGTTATCTGAACTCCGTCGCCATTTCTGTTCTTGAGGCGCTTGCCACCGGCACGAAGAAAGCGGCCGTCTACGATTTCGACGTTCATCACGGCAACGGCACGGAAGCCATCCTGCTCGATCAACCCGGGGCCGCATTCTTTTCAATTCATCAACATCCGTGTTATCCGGGCACGGGGACGAAGAAAGTTGGAAAGAATTGTTTTAATTATCCCGTCGCGCCCAACACGCCGCGCGAACAATACCGCAAGTCGTTGTCACAAGCCCTCGAAGAACTGAAGAAATTCAAACCCGATCTCGTCGCCGTGTCCGCCGGGTTCGATGCATATCGCAACGACCCCATCGCCCAGGAGACACTGGAAGCGGAGGATTACTTCTGGCTTGGCGAATCCATTCGCAAGCTCGGCATGCCGGCCTTCAGTGTTTTGGAAGGCGGTTACAGTGATGAATTGCCGGAACTGATCTTCGCTTATTTGAAGGGATTGGCCGGCTGA
- a CDS encoding sulfatase-like hydrolase/transferase, with product MPKRSCGIVLAAGWLSLTAAVSISATAAMPGRRPPNIIVILADDLGAECLSCYGSTSYKTPNLDALASGGIRFLNCYATPLCSPSRVELMTGRYGFRTGWTNMIERGEGAVNEFFDPSQERTFGHVLKAAGYTTALAGKWQLAQFQKHPRHVNESGFDEYCCWTWLYDGKRTDRYWKPSVWQDGKLRDDVSDKYGEDIFCDFLIDFIERNQTKPFFAYYPMVLVHEPFQPTPDEKKNGVNQTEKKRSDVSHFPAMVAYMDKTVGRLLATLDRLGLRENTLILFTGDNGTPPPVTSRIGATIIRGGKGTVTHLGAHVPLIASWKGTIPAGRVVEDLIDFSDVLPTLAEVAGAQLPRDVRIDGHSFAARLRGKRARPREWVYVQLGGKSFVRDQRWLLHNDGRFYDIQNDPFEQVDLGLQPKNRKAVARLKQISDSVAQPANPFK from the coding sequence TTGCCAAAGCGTTCGTGCGGAATTGTGCTGGCGGCTGGCTGGCTGTCGCTGACCGCCGCCGTTTCAATTTCGGCGACTGCAGCAATGCCCGGTCGGCGACCGCCCAACATCATTGTCATCCTCGCCGACGATCTGGGCGCGGAGTGTCTTTCGTGTTACGGCAGCACTTCCTACAAAACGCCGAATCTCGACGCGCTGGCCAGCGGCGGCATCCGGTTTCTGAACTGCTACGCGACGCCGCTGTGTTCGCCGTCGCGTGTTGAACTCATGACCGGTCGTTATGGATTCCGCACCGGCTGGACGAACATGATTGAGCGCGGCGAGGGCGCGGTGAATGAGTTCTTTGATCCCAGCCAGGAACGCACTTTTGGTCACGTGTTAAAAGCTGCCGGTTACACAACGGCCCTGGCGGGCAAATGGCAGCTCGCCCAGTTTCAGAAACACCCCCGGCACGTCAACGAGAGCGGCTTCGACGAGTATTGTTGCTGGACCTGGCTTTACGACGGCAAACGCACAGACCGATACTGGAAGCCGTCAGTCTGGCAGGATGGGAAATTGCGCGACGACGTGAGTGACAAGTATGGGGAAGACATCTTCTGCGATTTCCTCATTGACTTCATTGAGCGCAATCAGACGAAGCCATTTTTCGCTTATTACCCGATGGTGCTGGTGCACGAACCGTTTCAACCGACACCTGACGAAAAGAAAAACGGCGTCAATCAAACTGAAAAAAAGAGATCCGACGTTTCACACTTTCCCGCGATGGTGGCCTACATGGACAAAACCGTCGGGCGACTCCTGGCCACGTTGGATCGACTTGGCTTGCGTGAGAACACGCTTATCCTGTTCACGGGTGACAATGGCACGCCGCCGCCTGTCACTTCACGGATCGGTGCGACGATCATCCGCGGCGGGAAAGGGACGGTGACGCATCTTGGTGCGCATGTGCCGTTGATCGCGAGTTGGAAGGGAACGATTCCGGCCGGGCGCGTTGTGGAAGACCTGATTGATTTCAGCGACGTCCTGCCAACATTGGCCGAAGTTGCCGGCGCTCAGTTGCCGCGCGACGTGAGGATTGATGGCCATAGTTTCGCGGCGCGATTACGCGGGAAGCGCGCCCGGCCTCGTGAATGGGTTTACGTGCAACTGGGCGGCAAGAGTTTTGTGCGGGATCAACGCTGGCTGCTGCACAATGATGGGCGCTTTTACGACATCCAGAACGATCCATTCGAACAAGTTGATCTCGGCCTGCAACCCAAGAACAGAAAGGCAGTCGCGCGGCTGAAACAAATCAGCGACTCCGTGGCTCAGCCGGCCAATCCCTTCAAATAA
- a CDS encoding cbb3-type cytochrome c oxidase subunit II, with the protein MVETIPQPILQGVAQNAADAAAKALNEAGAQAEVKLVPLGPDIARNWGPRRTVAQDYLYDYPVLLGSQRIGPDLINVGLRLPSEEWHLSHLYNPRMLVPNSTMPPYRFLFEKRKIGRQASPEALKLSGKFAPPSGYEVVPTTKAKTLVAFLLNQRIEASLFEAPFPQSAANPVADASTNAPATNVPAGATTNSPAK; encoded by the coding sequence CTGGTGGAAACAATTCCCCAGCCAATCCTTCAGGGAGTCGCGCAGAACGCAGCCGACGCGGCGGCCAAAGCCCTGAACGAAGCGGGTGCCCAGGCCGAGGTCAAACTGGTTCCACTGGGGCCGGACATCGCGCGCAATTGGGGACCGCGCCGCACCGTCGCGCAGGATTATTTGTACGATTATCCGGTGCTGCTCGGCTCGCAACGCATCGGTCCGGACCTCATCAACGTCGGCCTGCGGCTGCCCTCGGAGGAGTGGCATCTGTCGCATCTTTACAACCCACGAATGCTCGTGCCCAACTCCACCATGCCGCCGTATCGTTTCCTGTTTGAGAAGCGCAAAATCGGTCGGCAAGCCTCACCGGAAGCGTTGAAGTTGTCCGGCAAGTTTGCGCCGCCGTCGGGGTACGAAGTTGTGCCGACCACAAAGGCGAAAACCTTGGTCGCCTTTCTGCTGAACCAGCGGATTGAAGCATCGCTGTTCGAAGCGCCGTTTCCGCAATCGGCGGCCAATCCCGTCGCCGACGCGTCAACGAACGCGCCCGCGACCAACGTGCCCGCCGGCGCCACGACGAATTCTCCTGCGAAATGA
- a CDS encoding Gfo/Idh/MocA family oxidoreductase, whose product MKNTRRFSRRTFIRRTATTACLAAVAPQIVPSSVLGADGQTAPSNRITVGFIGTGGHGMGWNLKPYLQHKDAQVVAVCDVDHGHLMSARETVNEHYQNEDCFATKDFREVLARKDIDAVMISTPDHWHTLISLFAIQAGKDVQCEKPTLTIHEGRVLAEAVRKHKKVFQTSTEDRSVVEYHRLAELVRNGRIGKLQRIEVILPKQPTVPGDATPQPVPARLDYEMWLGPAPFAPYTRDRVHFNFRWIWDYSGGIICDWGAHLFDTAQWANDTEHSGPVEVEGTGTHWEGGLYNTVKDYDVTYRYANGVVMTCKPGNPSIKFIGTEGWVGNTGWRGPVQASSKAILESKIGPNELHLYTNPKGEHDDFLQCVRSRKDPYFPVEIGHRVSTVCHLANIALKVGRKLKWDPVKEQFIGDETANVMLDRKRRDPWQLPKV is encoded by the coding sequence ATGAAAAACACTCGTCGTTTCTCCCGCCGCACTTTCATCCGGCGCACGGCCACCACGGCCTGCCTTGCCGCCGTCGCCCCGCAGATAGTGCCCTCCTCGGTCCTGGGCGCCGATGGCCAGACTGCGCCCAGCAACCGCATCACGGTCGGCTTCATCGGCACCGGCGGCCACGGCATGGGTTGGAACCTCAAGCCCTACCTCCAGCACAAAGACGCCCAGGTGGTCGCGGTATGTGATGTGGACCATGGCCATCTGATGAGCGCCCGGGAGACCGTGAACGAGCATTACCAGAACGAGGATTGTTTCGCGACGAAGGATTTTCGCGAAGTGCTCGCCCGCAAGGACATTGATGCGGTCATGATCTCCACGCCGGACCATTGGCACACGCTCATCAGCCTGTTCGCCATCCAGGCGGGCAAGGATGTGCAATGCGAGAAACCCACGCTGACGATTCATGAGGGCCGGGTGCTCGCGGAGGCAGTCCGCAAACACAAGAAGGTGTTCCAAACCAGCACCGAGGATCGGTCCGTCGTGGAATATCATCGCCTGGCCGAACTGGTCCGCAACGGTCGCATCGGCAAGCTCCAGCGCATCGAGGTGATCCTGCCCAAACAGCCCACCGTGCCGGGCGACGCGACGCCCCAGCCGGTGCCGGCCAGACTGGATTATGAAATGTGGCTCGGCCCGGCGCCGTTTGCCCCCTACACGCGCGACCGCGTCCACTTCAACTTCCGCTGGATCTGGGATTATTCCGGGGGAATCATTTGCGACTGGGGCGCGCACCTGTTCGACACCGCGCAATGGGCCAACGACACTGAGCACAGCGGGCCGGTGGAGGTCGAAGGCACCGGCACGCATTGGGAAGGCGGCCTCTACAACACCGTCAAGGACTACGATGTCACCTATCGTTACGCCAATGGCGTCGTGATGACCTGCAAACCTGGCAACCCCAGCATCAAGTTCATTGGCACCGAAGGTTGGGTCGGCAACACCGGCTGGCGCGGGCCGGTCCAGGCCAGTTCCAAGGCGATCCTCGAATCGAAGATCGGCCCGAACGAACTCCACCTTTACACCAATCCGAAAGGCGAGCACGACGACTTCCTGCAATGCGTCAGGAGCCGCAAAGATCCCTATTTCCCGGTCGAGATTGGCCACCGCGTGTCCACGGTCTGTCACCTCGCCAACATCGCCCTCAAGGTCGGACGCAAACTGAAGTGGGATCCGGTGAAGGAGCAGTTCATCGGCGACGAGACGGCGAACGTGATGCTCGACCGGAAGCGCCGCGACCCCTGGCAACTGCCGAAAGTCTGA
- a CDS encoding shikimate kinase produces MNAARQIRNLALVGFMGTGKSSVGRLVADQLRFTFLDTDEVIEARAGKSIRNIFAQDGEAAFRALERRVTEELAVRKNTVIATGGGLVASDENLASLKSHALVVCLWATPEKIWERVRHQTHRPLLNKPDPLAEIRQLLLDRQPYYRQADVLLNTATRSLNEVAHQVIHQFNLARSDSR; encoded by the coding sequence GTGAACGCCGCTCGTCAAATACGCAACCTCGCCCTCGTCGGTTTCATGGGCACGGGCAAATCCTCGGTCGGCCGGCTCGTCGCCGATCAGTTGCGTTTTACGTTCCTCGATACCGATGAGGTCATCGAAGCGCGCGCCGGCAAATCCATCCGCAATATTTTTGCACAGGATGGCGAGGCGGCATTTCGCGCCCTGGAGCGACGCGTGACCGAGGAACTGGCCGTTCGCAAAAACACCGTCATCGCCACCGGCGGTGGGCTCGTGGCCAGCGACGAGAATCTGGCCAGTCTTAAAAGCCACGCGCTGGTCGTCTGTCTCTGGGCGACGCCGGAAAAAATCTGGGAGCGCGTGCGCCACCAGACTCATCGACCGTTGCTGAACAAGCCTGATCCGCTCGCAGAAATCCGCCAACTGTTGCTCGACCGCCAGCCGTATTATCGCCAGGCCGACGTGTTATTGAACACCGCGACGCGCTCGCTCAACGAAGTCGCGCATCAAGTCATCCACCAGTTCAACCTCGCACGTTCCGACTCGCGGTGA
- the queG gene encoding tRNA epoxyqueuosine(34) reductase QueG, whose amino-acid sequence MKSVIQQRARELEFDACRFTTATPPPNAPKFKQWLAAQHHGEMAYLQRNAHKRIDPQRVLANAKSIITLAVSYDNNNDTANFQPSTLNSQPAGLIARYARFTDYHEVLGERLKQLSAFVNQLGGKGTRSLWYVDTGPLLERDLAERAGLGFIGKHTNLISRQLGNWIFLAEIITTLELEPDAPEKNRCGNCARCIAACPTQAITAPFQLDARRCISYLTIELKGPIPIEFRAAIGNRIYGCDDCLAVCPWNRFAREGKLMQQHARPDLATPDLVELLALDDAKFKRRFAGTPILRTKRRGFLRNVCVALGNVGDTDTLPALTRAGNDAEPLIAEHAQWAIEQIHGRVAASPQAGSR is encoded by the coding sequence GTGAAATCCGTCATTCAACAACGCGCCCGCGAACTGGAGTTCGACGCCTGCCGTTTCACCACCGCGACTCCGCCACCTAACGCGCCGAAGTTCAAACAATGGCTGGCCGCGCAGCATCACGGTGAAATGGCCTACCTCCAACGCAACGCCCACAAACGAATCGACCCTCAACGCGTCCTGGCGAACGCCAAGAGCATCATCACACTCGCTGTGAGTTATGATAACAACAACGATACGGCCAACTTTCAACCTTCAACTCTCAACTCTCAACCAGCCGGCCTCATCGCCCGTTACGCTCGCTTCACCGATTACCATGAAGTGCTCGGTGAACGGTTGAAACAATTGTCCGCCTTTGTGAATCAACTCGGCGGCAAAGGCACGCGTTCGTTGTGGTATGTGGATACGGGCCCATTGCTGGAACGCGACCTGGCCGAGCGGGCCGGTCTCGGCTTCATCGGCAAGCACACGAATCTTATTAGCCGTCAGCTCGGCAACTGGATTTTTCTCGCCGAGATCATCACGACGCTCGAACTGGAACCGGACGCGCCGGAGAAAAATCGTTGCGGCAACTGCGCGCGGTGCATCGCCGCGTGTCCCACACAAGCCATCACCGCGCCATTCCAACTCGACGCTCGTCGTTGCATTTCCTATCTCACGATTGAGTTGAAAGGCCCGATCCCGATCGAGTTTCGCGCCGCCATTGGCAACCGCATTTACGGCTGCGACGATTGCCTCGCCGTCTGTCCGTGGAATCGGTTTGCCCGGGAAGGGAAACTCATGCAGCAGCACGCGCGGCCTGATCTCGCCACTCCCGACCTGGTGGAACTGCTCGCGCTCGACGACGCCAAATTCAAGCGACGCTTCGCCGGCACGCCGATACTGCGCACCAAACGCCGAGGTTTCTTGCGCAACGTCTGTGTGGCCTTGGGCAACGTCGGCGACACCGACACCCTGCCCGCGCTGACTCGCGCCGGCAACGACGCCGAACCATTGATCGCCGAACACGCGCAGTGGGCCATCGAACAAATTCACGGAAGAGTTGCCGCATCCCCTCAAGCTGGAAGCCGATGA
- a CDS encoding DUF1080 domain-containing protein: MKTCLLIILCIAVEFSASAQTNETGFVSIFDGKSLTGWHVSAKTGHSRASKNLSGGRWVVEDGAIVGSQDIPANGGLVITDKKYSDFEVKLEMKNDFGPDSGLFLRSTEDGKAWQAMIDYHAGGNLMGIYGEGLGGKPHLRNYSFTDKVTVIDPKRTGEPPTPLPVLPEAWPYFWRHGQWNELRARIVGNPPHITTWINGVKFMEWQETVVRHPNEGGIALQVHGGGDYTKQFVRYRNIQVKELKSGEKQQ; this comes from the coding sequence ATGAAGACCTGCCTGCTCATAATCCTCTGTATCGCGGTGGAGTTCTCAGCTTCCGCGCAGACCAACGAAACGGGTTTTGTGTCGATCTTCGACGGCAAGTCGCTCACCGGCTGGCATGTCAGCGCGAAGACGGGGCACAGTCGCGCGAGCAAGAACCTATCGGGCGGCAGGTGGGTGGTCGAGGACGGCGCCATCGTCGGCTCGCAGGATATTCCGGCCAACGGCGGCCTCGTCATCACGGACAAGAAGTATTCGGACTTCGAGGTGAAGCTGGAGATGAAGAATGACTTCGGGCCGGACAGCGGTTTGTTTCTGCGCAGCACCGAGGATGGCAAGGCGTGGCAGGCGATGATCGATTACCATGCGGGCGGCAACCTGATGGGCATCTACGGTGAAGGGCTCGGCGGCAAACCGCATTTGCGCAATTACAGTTTCACTGACAAGGTCACAGTGATTGACCCGAAGCGGACCGGGGAGCCGCCCACGCCGCTCCCGGTGCTGCCCGAGGCCTGGCCATACTTTTGGCGGCACGGACAATGGAACGAACTTCGCGCCCGCATCGTCGGCAATCCCCCGCACATCACGACCTGGATCAACGGCGTGAAGTTCATGGAATGGCAGGAGACCGTAGTCCGACATCCCAATGAAGGAGGGATCGCCCTGCAAGTGCACGGCGGCGGGGACTACACCAAGCAGTTCGTACGTTACCGCAACATTCAGGTGAAGGAATTGAAGAGCGGCGAGAAGCAGCAATGA
- a CDS encoding cytochrome c — MNSEKPLLQAADEAEPTAGTAATPVFLFVLLLLLTYWGMYYLDQHSGGFQALAYEPYSGLDELRALEPKPTSGFDPRYGKAVYERTCGVCHQPTGLGAAGQFPPLASSEWVNEPDPARLIRIALDGAQGPITVNGQEWNLIMSVNGKQLGLSDQDLAAVLSYVRQAWGNKAPPVTAEQVKAIRPQTEGRSVQWTATELLAVPVKK, encoded by the coding sequence ATGAATTCAGAAAAACCATTGCTTCAAGCTGCTGACGAAGCCGAGCCGACAGCCGGCACCGCCGCCACGCCGGTATTTCTTTTCGTGCTGCTGCTGCTCTTGACCTACTGGGGCATGTATTACCTTGACCAACACAGCGGCGGATTTCAGGCGCTCGCCTACGAGCCGTATAGCGGTCTTGATGAACTTCGCGCTTTGGAGCCGAAACCAACCAGTGGATTTGATCCACGTTATGGCAAGGCTGTTTACGAAAGAACTTGCGGCGTGTGTCATCAGCCAACCGGCCTGGGGGCCGCGGGGCAGTTTCCGCCATTGGCCAGCTCCGAGTGGGTCAACGAACCCGATCCAGCCCGGCTGATTCGGATTGCGTTGGATGGCGCGCAAGGACCGATCACCGTCAATGGTCAGGAATGGAACCTGATCATGTCGGTCAACGGCAAGCAATTGGGCTTGTCGGACCAGGACCTGGCCGCCGTGCTGAGTTACGTCCGCCAGGCTTGGGGGAATAAGGCCCCGCCCGTGACGGCAGAACAAGTAAAGGCCATTCGACCACAAACCGAAGGCAGGTCTGTGCAGTGGACCGCAACCGAATTGCTGGCCGTTCCGGTGAAGAAGTAA